In Deinococcus psychrotolerans, the genomic window GCATGAAGCGCTGAGGCTAGAGCCGGACAACACCGACGCCCTCGCCTCGCTCTCGCAGCTCCACCTGATGATGAATCAGCCCAAGCTCGCTCAGACGCACGCCGCCGCCGCTCTGCACCTTGAGCCGCAGCACCGCATGGCTCAGCTTTTTCTGGCTCAGGCGCTCCTGGACCTTCGGCAACCCACGCGAGCCGAACACCTGTTGCGTGCCCTGCTCGCCGATGATCCCAACTTTGCTCCAGCGCTGAACTTGCTTGCGCGGGTCAGTCTCCGTCAGGGCCGCGCTGAGGAAGCCTTCGCGGCGGCGCTGGCGGCCATTCGGCTCGACCCCGCCAATGCCGCAGCGCAGGAGCAGTTTAGAGCGCTGGTTCACGAGTATTTGCCGTTTCCATTTTCGCGGCAATCGCCAGCGTGGCGCTTTATTATCGTGCCACAGGCCATGATTCTCGTGCCTGTTCTGGGGCTGGGCGTCTGGGTTCGCACGCTTTACCGCGTCCGCAAGCTCAGCCCCCAGATGCGGGCGCAGATTCGGCGGGTGCGGGTGTATCAGGTGAAGTGGCGCACGCCATTGGGCCTTTACCTGCTCTTTTGGGCTGCCATTTTCCTGTTTGTCTTTGCGCTGCCCCACCTGCCCGCCCGCCTTCAGCCCGGCTTGACTGAGGCAGCAGGGTTTCTGGTCGTGGCGTTCTCTGCTGGCGGGGTGCTGTGGCTGATCTTCCTCGGCGTGCGGAGCGCATACCGCTGGCTGCGTTCCTTTTCACGGTAGCCCAGCCAAGTTCAGCTCAGCGCACCGTACACCCGCGTCAGGTCACGGGTCAGCACCCCCAGATGCAGGGCGTCGCCTTCCGAGCGCAGCACCCGCCCATCCGCGTCAAGCAGCACCAGCGCCACCACCTGCCCCGCCGCGTGGCGAATGTGCAGGTGGCTTTGGCCGCGCAAGCGTTCCTGCTCGGCTCGGCTGAGCAGAGCCCAGGCTTCGTCACTCTCAACCAACCCTAATTGCTGCTCCGGCACGGCGAGGCGGTGGAGTTCGGTTTCCAGCCACGCCACCACGTCGCTCCGGCCTCCGATCAGGCCCTGCCGGATGCTGGGCTGGGGCGAGTTGAGATGAATCTGAGCGCCGCCGCGCCGCGTCACCTGACCGCCCGCCGCCGCAATCAGGGCCATACCCGCCGCAATGTCCCACTCACTGCGCGGCGACATGGTGAAGGTGGCGTCGGCCTCGCCCGCCGCAATCAGGGCCAGCTTGAGAGCGATGCTGCCGGACGGGCGCAGGTTGGCGAGCGGGTAGCGGTGCAACTCGCGCCTGAACTCGGTGTCAGAAACGGAAATAAGAGCTTGTTCAGGCGGGCGGGCGCTGAAACCAGCAGCCTCGCCGTTCTTGAAGACGCCCTCCCCCACCACGCCGCTGTAAAGGGCGTCATGGGCGGGCGCGTTCACCACGCCCAGCACCGCCTCACCGTCGACCGAGAGGCCGATGCTGACGGCGAAATCGGGGCTGCCGTCCACATATTCTTTAGTGCCGTCAATCGGGTCGATGATCCAGACGCGGCGCTTGCTGAGGCGCTCGGCGGTGTCGGTGAGTTCCTCGGAGAGAATGCCGTCTTCGGGAAACTCGGCCCGCAGTCCGGCCACGATCAACTCCGACGCCTCGGTATCGGCCACCGTCACTGGGTCGTCTTTGGAGGTTTTGTAAGCCACTTTGAATCCGGCGGCGCGGTGTTTCAGGAGCAGTTCTCCAGCTTGGCGGGCGAGGTGTTCGGCAATCTGGCGCTCGTGGGCGTAAGTCATGCGCTCAGCATAAAGCGCTCCACTCCCCTAGCTCAGCCCTTGCTTGTGGCCGCGCCGCGCCGCTACACTAACGCCCATGTGCGGCCCCAGCTTTCCGAAGACCCGTTTTGCCGACAACCTGAATGACGATCCCCAGTAGGGGACGCCCCCGAGTTTGACCGCGCCCCCGACTTCAATGAGGAGTCGGGCTTTTTTTGAGCCACCTTTTGAGCCACCAGGAGAGAAATGACCAACCCAACCGAGCCAACCCAGACCCAGCCCAAACTCGCCCGCACCCTGACCCGCGACCTCGGCCAGCTTGAGGGCCAAATGGTCAAGCTGCAAGGCTTCGTCCACGCCCGGCGCGACCTCGGCGGGGTGCAGTTCGTGGTGCTGCGCGACAAAACCGGCCTGGCCCAGTGCGTCGGCAGCCACCTCAGCTTGCCCCTGCCGGAAAGCAGCGTGGAAATTTTGGGCACGGTCAAGGCCCATAAAAAAGCGCCAGGAGGATACGAGGTGCAGGTCGAGAGCATGAAAGTCCTGTCGGCGGCCACTCAGGCCTCGCCGCTGGAAATCCCCAAGATGGAATGGAACGTCAACCCCGAAACCATGCTGGATTACCGCTACGTGTCGCTGCGCGGTCTGCGCGAACGGGCGGCGCTGAAGGTGCAGGGCGAGATCGTCTACGCCTTTCACACCTACCTGCGCTCACAGGGCTTTACCGAAATCAGCACGCCCAAGATCGTCTCGGCGGGCGCGGAGGGCGGCGCGAACCTCTTCAAGCTCGATTATTTCGGCGAGCAGGCTTACCTGGCCCAGAGTCCCCAGCTTTACAAACAGATCATGGTGGGTGTTTTCGAGCGCGTCTACGAGGTGGCCCCGGTCTACCGCGCCGAAGAGCACGCCACCAGCCGCCACCTGAATGAATACCTGTCATTAGACGTGGAAATGGGCTTCATCGACGATGAGGACGACGTGATGGAGCTGGAAACCGGCTTCCTGAGCTTCGCGATGGAGCGCTTAGGCGAAAGCTGCGCCGCCGAGTTCGAGCTGCTGGGCGCGAGTATTCCGAAGGTGCCGCAGCGCATACCCCGCATCACGCTGATGGACGCTAGAGCGCTCGTCACTGAGAAATTCGGGCATCAGGTGGGCGGTAAGGACCTCGACCCCGAAGCCGAGAGATTGCTCTGCCAGCACTACGCCGAGACTGAAGGCAGCGACTTTGTCTTCGTGACCAAGTATCCCCGCGCCGCCCGTCCGTTTTACACCCACGCCGACCACCAAGAAGACGGCAGCCTCAACCCCGATTTGACACGCGGCTTTGATTTGCTGTTCCGGGGCATCGAGATCACCTCCGGCGGTCAGCGCATCCACGACCACGCCATGCTGATGGAGTCGATCGACGCCTACAAAATGAACCGCGAGGCCATGAGCGGCTACTCGGAAGTCTTCAAGTACGGCATGCCCCCGCACGGCGGCTTTGCGATCGGGGCCGAGCGCCTGACCGCCAAACTGCTGGGCATTGCCAACGTCCGGTACGCCCGCGCCTTCCCGCGTGACCGCAACCGCCTGACGCCCTGAAGACAAACAAGGGCAGCACGTCCGGAATTGTAAGAGGGTGTTAAGGCTGAAGTGCTTATCCTGTCCGCACTTTCAAGAAGTGGACGAGTGGACGATTGACGAGCACTTTGCCGCTCGTTCCTCGATATTGATTGGCGTTCCGAAGGAGCAGCTATGAAGCGGTATCTCTGCATTCTCACATTTTTTCTGACGGGTCACCCATTGGCGGCGGCAGCGTCCAGTTCAACTTTAAACTCCGACATTCTGATCAATATTATGGTCACCCCGGCAGAAGCGGCGTGCACCAAAATCCGCATCCGCCTCTGGGAAGAAAACAAGCAGATTCTGGATGTTTACGTGTCTCCAGACGGGAAAAACAAGTTTATGCTCGGCAAGACGTTTCCGAAACTCACCAAAGGCGGCGATTACCGGGTCGTTTCCGAGTGTCTGGATTTGCGAAAGGGCGGCTTCTCCAATTCTGGGGGCCTGAATTTCGTCTACGATGGCCGCCCCCTGATCTTCAACTTCAACACCAGCAGCTACACCATTAGCCGGGGCAGTGTGCATTAGCGCATTTACCCGAATAGATGCCTGAGCAAAACACAGTCTCAGGCATTTATTCGGGTATCGGAAGCTGTATCAGTAGCTAAAAAACACCAGCTCCCCCGGCACTTCAGGCGGAATGGGCCGCGCCTCTGGGGAGCGCAGCGTGCTCGCCAACTCCCGCGCCTGGGCCAGATAAGCCGCATAAGGCACCTCACCCTCCTGACGCGCCGGAACCGGAAAATCAAACAGGTCTGGTAGCGGCTGGTCAGCCGGGTGCGTCCAGGTGCCGGTGTGAAAGTCCATGTCGTACAGCGGCACGAACCGCTCACCAAAGTCCGCCACAAATTCAAGCGCGGAGAGCAGGAATAAAAATTCGGCTTCACTCGTCCACGGCGCGAAATTCAGGCGCGTCCAGCCGGGCTTGAGGCCGCCCAGACCGCCCAGAGCGCAGTGCATGTAGCGCTGACTGGTTTGATCGTCGATATTGAGCAGCGCGTGACCATACGGGCCGGCACAGGCACAACCGCCCCGGGACTGAATCCCGAACAGGTCGTTGAGCAGGCGCACGACCAAGCGGGGATGCAGCATGGAGCTGTCTTCAGTGCGAACCAAAAACGACAGCACCGCCAGCCTCGGTTCGTCCAGGTTGCCCAGCAATTGAAGGCGCGGATGGGTGCGCAAGCGGGCAATGGCGCGGCTGATCAAAGCGTGTTCGCGCTCTGCAATGGCGTCTATGCCGAGGCGCTCTTTGGCTTTGAAGGCCAGCGCCGTGCGAATTTTGCCGAGAATGGCCGGCGTTCCGGCGTCTTCCCGCGCTTCTATATCTTCGACAAAGTGATGGGCCGTGCGGCTGACATAGCTCACCGTACCGCCGCCGGCTGTGGTGGGTGCGCCCGCTGGGTAAATCTGGTTTTGGAAACACAACAAGCCCGGTGTGCCAGGGCCGCCCGCGAATTTGTGGGGGCTGAGAAACACGGCGTCGTAGCCGTCGGGCCGCCCAGAGCGCATGTCGATCTTGAGATACGGCGCACACGCGGCAAAATCGAAGAACGCCAGTGCGCCGTGTGCGTGCAGCAAACGGGCCAGAGCGCGGGTGTCGCTGAGGTAACCCGTCACGTTGCTGGCGGCGCTAAACGAGCCTATTTTCTGGCGGCTGCGGTATTCCGGCGCTTTGAGCAGCGTTCGCAGCGCGTCCAGATCGATTCCGCCTCTCGGACAAAGCGGCACTTCTACCACGTCGGCCAGCGTTTCACGCCAGGTGACTTCGTTGCTGTGGTGCTCATACGGCCCCACGAACACCACCGGACGCTCGTCGGGCGGGAAACTGGCCCGCAGTTTTGCCAGCAAAGTGGGCGGCACCGCCAAGCCTAAAATTTCTTGAAGACGCTTGACCGCTCCGGTACTCCCCGAGCCGCACCACACCAAAGTGCAATTCTTATCCGCGCCAAGCTGGGTTTTGACATACTCACAGGCTTGGTGGGCCAGGTGGGTGGTCATGGCTCCGGTGGCCGAGTCGTCAGTGTGGGTGTTGGCGTACAGCGGCAAAACGCGCTCGACGATAAAGGCTTCACTCGACCGCAGAGCGCGGCCCGAAGCAACGTGATCGGCGTAAGTCACGCGCCGATCGCCGAAGGGGGTGCGAATCACTGTGTCCTGACCGATGAGATCAGTTCTGAACAGCGTGAAGTTATCCATGTGATTCAGTGTACGCTTCCGGATGCCCATTGCCCTGTTCACAGTGCCGAATAGCTGATCCACACAGCCTTTCAAATGACAAGTTAATGGTCATCTGAATTGACATTCGTAAACACTTGGCGCTACACTCGCCGTATGACCGCCACCGACACCCCCACTGACCGCGTCTCCGCGCCGCCGATTCAGGCCCGCTCGTGGGCGATTATCGATTCCACTTTGCGTGAGGGCGAGCAGTTTGCACGCGGCAACTTCAAGACCGACGACAAAATCGAAATTGCCAAAGCCCTCGACGCCTTTGGAGCCGAATACATTGAGTTGACCACCCCAATGGTGAGTGCGGCCACTGCCGCCGACATCCGCAAGCTAGCCAGCCTGAACTTGAAGGCCAAACTGCTGACCCACGTGCGCTGCGCCATGGACGACGTGCAGCGGGCGGTGGATACTGGCGTGGACGGCCTAGATTTGCTGTTCGGCACTTCCAGTTTCTTGCGCGAATTCAGCCACGGCAAAAACATCAGCCAGATTATCGAGTCGGCCCAAACCGTCATCGGCTGGATCAAAGCCAACCACCCCAATTTGGAATTGCGCTTTTCGGCAGAAGACACCTTCCGCAGCGAAGAAGCCGATTTGATGGCCGTCTATAAAGCCGTCAGCGATCTGGGCGTACACCGAGTGGGTCTGGCCGACACGGTGGGGGTCGCCACGCCGAGGCAGGTCTATACGCTGGTGCGCGAGGTTCGCAAAGTCATTCACAGCGAGTGCGGCATCGAGTTTCACGGCCACAACGACACCGGCTGCGCGATCAGCAACGCTTACGAAGCGGTTGAAGCTGGAGCCACCCACATCGACACCACCATTTTGGGCATCGGCGAGCGCAACGGCATCACCCCGCTCGGCGGCTTCTTGGCCCGCATGTTCACTCTTGATCCGCAGGGCCTGATCGACAAATACAATCTCGATATGCTGCCCCAGTTGGATCAAATGATTGCCCGGATGGTGGGCTTGTCTATTCCCTGGAACAATTACCTCACCGGCGAGTTTGCTTACAACCACAAAGCCGGAATGCACCTCAAAGCGATTTATCTCAATCCCGGCGCTTATGAAGCGATTCCGCCGGAGGTTTTCGGGGTGGGCCGGCGCATTCAGGCCGCCAGCAAAGTGACCGGCAAACACGCCATCGCTTATAAAGCCCGCGAAATGGGCCTGCACTACGGCGAGGACGCGCTGCGGCGCGTGACCGATCACATCAAGGCCTTGGCCGAACAAGACGAACTGGACGACGCCCACTTGGAGAAATTGCTGCGCGAATGGGTTTCGGCTTAGGGCAGCGGCCCAGCACAGGAAGCCATGTTAAAGTTCGGGCATGCCTGAAGAACTCGCCCACTACCGATCACGCGGAGCCAGAGCGCTGGTGCTGCTCCACGAACAGCAGCTTCGGCAGTGCGTGGAGGCAGTGAAACAAGCGAAGGCACAAGGGATCAGCTTGCCGATTACAGCAGAGGAGCATTACCAATCGCTCGACGTCTTGCTCCACCACATCCTGCGCTCGGCCAGAATTTATCTACTCAGAATCTGCCAGAACCTCAAGCTGCCCACGCCTGAAATTGGGCCTGTGCCGGACATCGGGAACTTGCCTACGCAGACCGATCAGTACCTCGACGATCTGCTGGCGCGTTGGCGCTTGCCTTTGGCCGCCGTGACAGACGCTCAAATGGAACCTGACCCCGAACTCTACTTCGCCGGAATGCCGTACTGGGTAGACGCCATGCTGGAACACGCGGTGATGCACCCGGTTCGGCACGAATTTCAGCTCAGGGAACTGATGCGGCAGGGGTGAGATGCAACTGACCCGCACCACGCCCGCCGCCCTCAGCCGCGTTCTGAAGCGGGTCAGCAGCTTGAATCCGACCTACAGTCACATCGGCGTCACGCTTGATCCGCAAACCGAGATGGAGCAGCACACCGTTTTGCTCGGCACCGGTCAGGCGACCTTTGAACGCGGCAAGGCGGCTCTGAGGAGCTGGCAGACCCATCAATCGCGCTGGCTGCGGCTGTACCCGGACGACCAGCCGCCCGCCGAGGGGCAAACCGTCTTGGTGTTGCTCACCGGCGCGGGCCTGTGTTTGGCTTTCGGCTGCCGCGTCGTGCGCGTGCTGGACGGCGTCAGGCAATACGGCTTTGCTTACGGCAGCTTGCCCGGCCACCCTGAACGCGGCGAGGAATTGTTTGTGGTGGAGTGGCACCCAGATGACCGCGTGACCTTCAGTCTGAGCGCCGATAGCCAGCCTGCCCATGGGTTTTACCGTTTGGGGCGGCCTTTCGGACAGCTTGTGCGCTCGCTCGGTACCCGGCAGTATTTGAATTCTGTGCGGCGGGCGGCACAATAGCTCCCAGATGACTGCTCAGATGACCGATGCCCCCCCCACTTCTTACCGCGTTTACGCCGCGCCGCGCACCGAAGGCGGCAAACTCGTTTCACTGTTCACGGCTGCCGAGGGCGATTTGCAGGCTCAGGCCAAGCAAGCCGGCACGCCGCTTTCAGTCTTCATCGAGGCGGCGGACACGGGCGGCGCACACCTGCGCGTCTTCACGCCCCTGCGCGACAAGGGCGAGAGCGACAGCGCGGCGATAGCAGCCCTAAGCCACCTCCAGGCGGCGGGCCAGATTGCCGATGTCTCAAGCGTCTGGATGAACGGCCAAGAATTTCCTGCTCAGCTTTGCGGCGGCGAGTGGCTGCTGAAGCAGGGCGACGTAAGCGTGAGCGCCGCGCCGGGAGCAGCTGTGAGCAGCCTCGGCCTGACTTTCGAATATGTCCAGATCGCCAGCACGAACCGACCCAACCTCATTTTGGAAGTGCCGACGCTGGAGGCTTTGACTTCGTTTCAACCTGATTTTGAACAAATAAAGCAATTGGGCCGCGCCACCGCCACCACCGGCCTGATCGTCTACACCTTGGAAGCTGAACGCGCCGAGGTGAGCTTGAGGGCGTTCGGGCCGCTGAAGGGCTTTGACGAGGACGCCGCCAGCAGCAACATGTTCGCCTGCTTGGTGGGAGCCCTCAGCGTGCGCGGAGCGCTGCCCAAAGACGAACCGCTGGTGCGCGGCCTTCAGATGATGCCGGGGCAACCCTCCCGCCTCAGCGCCCAGTACCTCCCACAGCCGAGCGGAGCCAGCGAGGTCTGGGTGGGGGGCGCGGCCCGCAGACTCGAACCATGAGCGAACTCCACTTCAGCGCCCCGACCTTGAGTGACCTGAAACGCGACGTTTCATTCTCGGCGGTGCTGGCCGGATTTATCGCGGTGTTGGTCGGCGCGGCCAGCAGCATCGGCCTCGTGATTGCCGCTGCCCAAGCCGCCCACCTGAGCCCCGCCCAGACCAGCAGTTGGATTTTCAGCGTCTACATCAGCATCGCCGTCAGCGGGTGGCTGCTGAGCTGGCGCTACCGCGCTCCGATTCTGACGGCTTGGACGACACCCGGACTGGCGCTGATTGCCACGCAGGCCAGCGCCTTGACCTTGCCGGAGATGATCGGCGCGTACTTGATCAGCGCCGCCCTGATCACCGCCATCGGCATCAGCGGGGCCTTCGAGCGCATCACGGCGCGGATTCCGGGGCCTCTGGCCGCCGCGCTGCTGGCAGGCGTGCTGATTCCCTTCGTGATCAGCGCCTTCAAAGTGCTGCCGACTGCGCCGCTGCTGGTGGGCGCAATGATAGGCGGCTTTTTGATCGGTCGGGTGCTTGCGCCGCGCTACGCCGTGCTGCTCTCACTGCTGGCAGGCGTGGCCGTGGCCGTGCTGACCGGGCAAGTCGGGGCCGCTGGCGGAGCGGGCGTGTTCGGCACGCTGGTCTTCACCGCGCCCCACTTCACGCTTCACGGGCTGCTCTCGCTGGCCCTGCCGATGACCCTGCTGACGCTAGCCTCACAAAACCTGCCGGGCGTGGCGGTGTTGCGAACCTTCGGCTATGGGCGGGTACCGACCTCGCCGCTGATCTGGGCCACCGGCCTGACTTCGCTGCTGTCGGCTCCCTTTGGAGCGCACACCACCAACCTCGCTGCCATCACCGCCGCCATCGGCGCGGGCGAGGAAAGCCATCCCGACCCGGCGCGGCGCTACGTGGCAGGCTTGTCGTGCGCCTTTTTCTATTTGTTGCTGGGCATTTTCGCGGGCTGGGTGGCGGGCGCAGTGGGGGCCGTGCCGCCCGCCTTCATCGCTGCACTGGCGGGCCTGGCACTGCTCGGCACGGCAACGAACAGTCTGGTTTCGGCGCTGGGCGAGGCCGATTGGCGCGAGGCCGCCGCCGTCACCGTTTTCGTCACCGCCTCGGGGCTGAGCTGGTGGGGACTGGGCAGCGCCGTATGGGGCGTGGTGCTGGGCGGAGCGCTGGGCTGGGGCCTGCGGCGTAGAAACGGGTAAAGGACTGATCACAAAGCCGAGCCAGCAAACGCCCAATTCTCAAAAGAAAACGCCCAAACTGCTCCCAGAGAAGCGGTTTGGGCGGTGCCGATTGAGTTTAAGCGGCTTGCTTGTTGCTGTGGGCGCTCTTGGCGTTCTCCACCAGCATGGCAAAGGCTTCCGGCTCGCGGGCGGCAATATCGGCCAGCACCTTGCGGTTGAGGTCGATACCGGCCAACTTCAGTCCGGCGATGAAGTTGGAGTAGTTCATGCCGTGGAGGCGGGCACCGGCGTTAATGCGCTGAATCCAGAGGCGGCGGTAATCGCGCTTTTTGTTGCGGCGATCGCGGTACTCGTAAGTCGCGGCGTTGAGCAGCGTCTGGAAGGCCATCTTGTACTGCTTGGAGCGTGAACCCCAAAAGCCCTTGGCCCGCTTGAGCACCTTCTTGTGACGGCGGCGGCGGACAATACCTGTTTTGGTGCGTGGCATAGTTTATTTCCCTCCCGGCAGAGCAAGTTTCATACGCGCCCACTCGCTCTTGGCCAGCACAAAGCCTTTGCCTTTGTTGCTGATGTCCGAGCCGCTCTTGCCGGTGTTCTGGTGGCGTTTGCCACTCTTGAACGCCATCACTTTACCCGTCGCCGTGATTTTAATCCGGCGAACAGCACTCTTTTTGGTCTTCATCTTCGGCATTGCTGCCTCCTTGGGCCAGGCGGACACCTTGTTGGCGGTGTCGTCTGGGGGTCTGGGCCGCGCCAACTTACACGGACGCTGTTGATATGCCTAGCCCCACTTGTGGCCAAGAAGAAACTATACAGGCCAGCGGCCAAGACAATCAAGCCGTCCCCGGGGCCGCACTGAGCCGATCCACTTTGTAACCTCGTCGGGGTTGACAGGTTTTGAACTCGGCTGTACTATTCCTAAGCGCCGGAAATCCGGCCAAGCACCAAGGTAACGCAGGGTAGAGCAGTCTGGTAGCTCGTCGGGCTCATAACCCGGAGGTCGCAGGTTCAAATCCTGTCCCTGCAACCAAAGTATGAAAAGACCTCAGTCGAATTGGCTGGGGTTTTTTGTTGGCTTCAGATTAGGATGTGCAGCTCATCAGGTTCCAGCGGCTTGAAGCGCGGACGAAACAGGTCGTAGGTGTTCTCGGCAATGCAGAGGCTGTGCGGCTCTTGGTTGCGCTGCCGAATACGCTCACGGGCCACGCTTTCGGGCGTGCTGAGCGCGTAGAGAATCAGCGGGACGCCGAGCTGCTCCGCTTCTGCCCGCAGGTCGTCACGCTCGCGGCGCGTCCAGAGACCCTCGTCGAGCACCACAGGCAGGCCCAGAGCGAGGGCGCGTGTCCAGTAGCGGCGCATCAACGCGTAGATGCGGAAGCGGTACTCGCTGAAAAGGGCTTCGGGTGGGTCTTGGCCGTAGAGCGTGACCATCCACTCGTCGCTGGAAAAGCGCAGGGCGGGCAACTCGGTTTCGAGTTGGCGAGCAAACGTGGTTTTGCCGCTGCCCAAAAAACCGTGCAGGGCGTGAATGGCGGGCGGCCCTTCTCCCTTCACCGCGCCGAGAGCGCTTGCTTCATTGCCAGAACGCCGCCTTCATACGCCTGCGCGTCCACCCCGTCCGAGCGCAGAAAACGAACTGCCAGGCTGCTGCGAATCCCCCGTTCACAAATCACCACCACCGGGCCGTCCGCCGAGGTGAGGCCGTGCTGGCCTTCTTCGATTTGCGCCAAACTCAGCATCCGGTGGGGATTGGAAATGAGTGAGCCGAGCGGCTCGACTTCGCGCAGTGCGGCGGCCCGCAGGTCAATGAAGAGGTGGGGAGGACTGGGATTCATCGCCAAAATCTTAGCGTACCGGGGTCAACTCGGGGCCTGTCACAATCGGCGCTCAGGTCTGGGCTATGCTGGAGTTTATGCAAGAAGTGAGTCCAAAAGAAGCTCAACGCCGCCTTCAACACGGCGCACTGCTGATCGACGTGCGCGAAGCCAACGAGTACGAAGAAGTTCACGCCGAGGGCGCACAGCTCATGGCGCTGAGCGAATTTGAGACGCGCTACGCCGAGTTGCCCAAAGACAAAGAACTGGTGCTGATCTGCCGCAGCGGCGCACGCAGCGGACGGGCCACCCAGTTTCTGCTCGATCACGGCTACAACAAGGCCGTCAACCTGACCGGCGGTACGATTGCTTGGCAAGACACCGGCCTGCCCACCCAAACAGGAGCAGTATGAGCGACGAAATCAGTAACGGTATCAATCCTGCCGCCGCGCCCGCTGCGGGTAACCTGCCCAACGAAGCGCAAATTTTGGAATCGCTGAAAGTCGTCAAAGACCCTGAAATTCCGGTGAACGTGGTGGACTTGGGCCTGATTTACGGCGTGGACATCAATGCCGAGGGCGTGGTGGACGTGACCATGACCCTGACCTCGGTCGGCTGCCCGGTGCAAGACCTGATTCGCTCGGACGCCGAGATGGCCGTGATGCGCCTAGACGGCGTCAATCGCGTCAACGTGGATTTTGTGTGGTCACCGCCCTGGAGCCCCGAGAAGATGACCGAAGACGGCAAGCGCCAGATGCGGATGTTCGGCTTTAACCTTTAACGGAAAAGAGTTCGCACCCAAATTCAAAAGTCGAAGTCTCCCCCGCCGAAGTGGTCGGGGGCTTTTTTTGCCAGTTCGCCTTTCCCCGCTGCCCAAAGCGTTACCCTGAGCGCCGTGCCGACTGATCTCCCCGCTCTGCAAACGCTTGGCCTCAGCCGCGCTTACGGCCCAGTCGTGGCTGCCGGTGGGGTGAGCCTCAGCCTACAGACAAGCCAGACGCTGGCCCTGCTCGGCCCGTCGGGAAGCGGCAAGAGCACGGTGCTGCGGATGGTGGCAGGCTTGGAGCGGCAAGACAGCGGCGAGGTGTGGATGGCGGGGCAAGACGTGAGCCGTGCGCCGCCGGAAGCCAGAAACCTGGGCCTCGTGTTTCAAGATTACGCCCTCTTTCCGCATCTGCGGGTGCTG contains:
- a CDS encoding rhodanese-like domain-containing protein encodes the protein MQEVSPKEAQRRLQHGALLIDVREANEYEEVHAEGAQLMALSEFETRYAELPKDKELVLICRSGARSGRATQFLLDHGYNKAVNLTGGTIAWQDTGLPTQTGAV
- a CDS encoding metal-sulfur cluster assembly factor — protein: MSDEISNGINPAAAPAAGNLPNEAQILESLKVVKDPEIPVNVVDLGLIYGVDINAEGVVDVTMTLTSVGCPVQDLIRSDAEMAVMRLDGVNRVNVDFVWSPPWSPEKMTEDGKRQMRMFGFNL
- the rpmI gene encoding 50S ribosomal protein L35: MPKMKTKKSAVRRIKITATGKVMAFKSGKRHQNTGKSGSDISNKGKGFVLAKSEWARMKLALPGGK
- a CDS encoding AAA family ATPase: MKGEGPPAIHALHGFLGSGKTTFARQLETELPALRFSSDEWMVTLYGQDPPEALFSEYRFRIYALMRRYWTRALALGLPVVLDEGLWTRRERDDLRAEAEQLGVPLILYALSTPESVARERIRQRNQEPHSLCIAENTYDLFRPRFKPLEPDELHILI
- a CDS encoding benzoate/H(+) symporter BenE family transporter is translated as MSELHFSAPTLSDLKRDVSFSAVLAGFIAVLVGAASSIGLVIAAAQAAHLSPAQTSSWIFSVYISIAVSGWLLSWRYRAPILTAWTTPGLALIATQASALTLPEMIGAYLISAALITAIGISGAFERITARIPGPLAAALLAGVLIPFVISAFKVLPTAPLLVGAMIGGFLIGRVLAPRYAVLLSLLAGVAVAVLTGQVGAAGGAGVFGTLVFTAPHFTLHGLLSLALPMTLLTLASQNLPGVAVLRTFGYGRVPTSPLIWATGLTSLLSAPFGAHTTNLAAITAAIGAGEESHPDPARRYVAGLSCAFFYLLLGIFAGWVAGAVGAVPPAFIAALAGLALLGTATNSLVSALGEADWREAAAVTVFVTASGLSWWGLGSAVWGVVLGGALGWGLRRRNG
- a CDS encoding rhodanese-like domain-containing protein; the encoded protein is MNPSPPHLFIDLRAAALREVEPLGSLISNPHRMLSLAQIEEGQHGLTSADGPVVVICERGIRSSLAVRFLRSDGVDAQAYEGGVLAMKQALSAR
- the rplT gene encoding 50S ribosomal protein L20, with product MPRTKTGIVRRRRHKKVLKRAKGFWGSRSKQYKMAFQTLLNAATYEYRDRRNKKRDYRRLWIQRINAGARLHGMNYSNFIAGLKLAGIDLNRKVLADIAAREPEAFAMLVENAKSAHSNKQAA